CGGCTGGAATCTCATTCTCGAATACGCAATTGGTAAGTTCTCAATTGGTGACGCTGTCGACTGATTGGTTTGATTTAATTGCCCAATATTCGATTTCCCTAGGCTCTGCCAGTGTCGTCAAGGGTTTAAGCACCTATCTTGATCAGCTTTGCGGCAATCCGATGAGTAGTTTCCTGGGCACCCACATGCCCCTCAACATTGACGGAATGGGTGCCTATCCGGATCTGTTTGCCTTCGTGGTGACCATACTTTTTTCCCTGGCCATTGCAGTTGGAGCCAAGGAATCTACCAGGGTGAACAATGTCTTTACCATGCTAAATCTTGGTGTGGTGATGTTCGTCATTATCGCGGGTCTTTTTAAAGGTGggttttgaaattgtttcaCATACTAATTTACTTACACAATCCCTTATTCAGTTTCCAGCAGAAACTGGTCCATTCCAAAATCGGAGGTACCCGAGGGTTATGGCGATGGTGGATTTATGCCCTACGGAGTTTCGGGCATAATCAAGGGTGCTGCAGTTTGCTTTTACGGCTTCATTGGCTTCGACTGCATTGCCACAGCTGGAGAGGAGGCCAAGAATCCCAAGAAGTCCATTCCATTTGCTGTGATTGTCTCGCTGGCCATGATCTTTCTGGCCTACTTTGGAGTGTCCACAGTGCTGACCATGATGCTTCCCTATTTTGAGCAAGACGAAAAGGCTCCACTGCCCCATGTCTTCCGGATTAACGGCTGGCATGTGGCCGAGTATGTTGTCAGTATTGGGGCGATGTTCGGACTGTGCTCCAGCATGATGGGAGCCATGTTCCCGCTGCCAAGGATCGTATTTGCCATGTCCAACGATGGATTGCTGTTCAAATTTCTCGGAGACATTAGCGAGAAGTACAAGACGCCTTTCAAGGGCACCATGATCACAGGTCTGCTGACTGGCATTCTGGCGGCCGTTTTCAATCTCAGCCAACTGGTGAACATGATGTCCATTGGCACTTTGTTGGCCTATTCTATGGTGGCCAGTTGTGTCCTAATGCTGCGCTACGAAGTGGACGATCGCCGGGAGAGTCGCATTGTGGCAAATGGACGTGCCACGGGTCTGGAGCAGGATCGTCCCAGTGCCCTTTGGAGGCGGATATTCAACCTAAATGGTCAGACCGTACCCACAAAGCAGACTTCAAGGATTGTCACCTACAGTGTCACGCTGTTCTGTGAGTACAAGTTGTTTTAAAATTGGATTTAAGCTTACTTCATACTTGTACTATGAATTAGTATTATTGTTATACTTTCTTAATGAAATCtgaacaaatttattttgtttcagCTCTTTGGTGCATGGTTTTCTCGCAGATTCTGACCAAGTTCGAGGAGGATCTGGCTAACGTGACATCCTTCGATGGTATTAAGCTGGTGCTGGGCATCATACCCCTTGCAGTGCTTCTCCTGATTATCTCGCGCCAACCAACATCAGGGGTGAAATTGTCGTTTAAGGTTCCCTTGGTACCCTGGCTACCGGGCATTTCCATTATGATTAACATTTACCTGATGATCAAGTTGGACATTCTCACATGGGTGCGCTTCAGCATATGGATCGCCATAGGCCTGACTATCTTCCTGGCCTACGGCATTCGTCACAGCCGACTGAGGCAGCGGGAACAGCGCAACAATTCCATCGCCATGATGCGGGACTGCAGCAATTCGGCGTTGTTGGGCGGGCAGGAAAACTCGAAATACAGCAACGAGGTGCCCCTGATATTAATGCACAGTACATCCTAAAtacaaattgatatttaacATACTATACAATTACTTTTTGCCTGCAAGATACGCAAATAGACGCGCTCTCATCATCCACATACTCACCTATGTAATTTACACATGCACTTATCCTCATACCGTTAAATAGGATACCAAAAACTACAAAAGTACAATAAGTTAGCTGAAAGCAATAAACACGAATATTCCTATGCTAAATaggtttaaatttatttcgatGCTAGATTTGCTTATAATTAAGCGGGAAAATCACACCGGCCAAGCAATCGAATGGGAACgaacattttacaattttaaaatgtaatcttACTGCACTCTCAGTACGTAACAGATGTTTAATAATTGTAGCGATCAATTGGAGTCATCCATatgtcatttgattttgatgCGTCTATATTATTATCTTGACATAACTGCACTTTAAATATTGACTAGTTTTCTGCTGCGAAAGCTATCCGCGATTTTTATAAAAACGATAGATTTAACAGAAATGTGATCTAAGTATACTTGTACTACACTTATAACAATTGCAATGTATCCCTGACTTAAATCTCGGCTTTggtagctgcagcagcatttcGCTCGCAGTTCTCCCTTTCACGTTCCGCAGTCTCCTCCTCTTCAGCTTCTTCGCGTTGCTCCTCAGAGGAGGTCTGCTCTTCCTCCTCGTTCGCGACAATAATGAACTCACTGTCTCCTGCCGTGGAGTTAGTTTTTTCGCTTAAGTGACTGGAATTTGAACGCGCTTCTAGAGCAGACCCGTACAAAGCGGGGTTGCAGGTAAACTCCTGCTTCTTGGCAGCGTTTACTTCGCGTGCAATAGTGGATACCGCACTAGGATTCACGTTCTGGCTCTGCTTGAAAGAGCCACCCTGCGACTGCTGGCCGAATCCGAGAGCGCCAGTTACGGGTTTAACTATCGGGCGCTGGTTCTTTGCCAGACCACCTGTTACCATGCCAGCCGAAAATCCCGGCGGTGGCTTGAAACCAATATGCGGCGCATTGCAGGTGTCCATTTTAAATACATGTCTAGTTCGGGAGCTACCTAGTTGTTTCTCTACGCGCAGCGACTGAGCGGGAACGACGGGCGCCCGACGGACCACCCGCGGTACAGCGGCCTGAGACATATCCGCCAACTCCCCGGTGACTGACTGACCAGCTCCTCCGCTTAGCTGATCTCCGAATCCGTACATCCGCTCGTGGCGCTCGTGGACATTTCCGTCGAAATCCTTAGACATTCGCCTGCTTGCCGAGGTTTTGGATATATCGGGTGCGGGCAAAAGTGGAGCCACATGTACCGCAGCCGGAATGTTGACACTGGTGCCTAGCCCTAGGCGTTGTTTAACATCGTTCAAGGTTTGATGTGCCTGCTGACGTGCCTTTTCTGCCCCCACTTCAAGCAAGTACATCATCTCGTTGCGCCTGGTCATGTGATGGTGTATCTGTTCACGAATCGGTCGTAAGTGTTCGACCACAGCCTCCGCCACACGGTCCTTGTACTTGGCCGTGTCCAGGGTGGCGGCCTCGTCCACCACTGTCTTTATCGGCTGACCCGTGACCTGGGCATGGATGTTGACCAGATTGCTGACGCCAGCTCGCTTGCCAGGATTATAGGTAATGTCTGATGTAAAGTCTGTGACGGCTTTCTTTATCTTTTGCGTTATCAAGTCGGGCGAGTCACACAAGTTGATTGTGGCTTTAGGATTTGCCTCCGATTTGGACATCTTTTTGGAGGGATCTCGCAGGGACAGCACACGGGAGGCATCACCATCTTCAATAATTGCGGTGCATACAGGGAAGGTCTCGCCATAGCGACCGTTATAAGTTCTGGCCAAGTGTTGGGCCAGTTGAATGTGCTGAATCTGGTCAGCGCCCACAGGAACATGTGTGGCCCTAATCGAAAAACGATTATGAATATtataagtatttaaataagtaaGCCTGAATCATTAGGTTAAGTGTCTACTTCTTGCAGGTGGTGCATATAgatatttaaagtaattttgtacttaaaaatatgtaaagcTGAACCAAAGCAATGAAGTCTGAGCTACTATAACTTAACGGCTGACATTATAACCAGAAGAACGAAGATATTTACTTGTAGAGCATGATGTCGGCTGCTTGAAGAACCGGGTAAACGTACAATCCCAGAGGGACATCCTTAAGAAGGCGGGATTTCTCCCGGAACTGCGGAAGTTGAGCCAACCGCGGCATGGTGGTCATGGAGCTAAGGATCCAGTTGAACTCAGCGTGCGCGGCAACGGCGGACTGGACGAAGAGGGTGCTTTTGGTGGGATCGATTCCACAGGCGAGCAGCGTGGCGGCCATGGTAAAGATGTTCTCTCGCAGAAGCGGCGGATTGTGGGGCATGGTAATAGAGTGCAAATCCACAATACAGACGGTGACATCGTCACGGGCATTCTGCAGCTGCACCCACTTGCGGACGGCGCCGAGATAGTTACCCAGATGCAGGGAACCCGTGGGCTGGATGCCACTGAAGATCTTCCTTGGCCAGCGGCTGTTGTGCTGAATTCGGGTAATGCATTAGAGCCGTGGGTTATGTAAACTAATTCTACGAATGAACTCACTTCCTCGTGGCCACTGTCACCGGTATTACCATGGGTCTGCTGCTTGCTGCCACCGGTCACCTGGGCCGTCGCAGAGGGCGTTCCAGCTGTCCTAGTGGCCAATCCCGGCAAGAAACTCCTAGCCTGAATGCAACGGCGCTGAATATGCACAGCTGTCGgttcctttttggccacctTAGACAGGCTGCGACGGAGCTTACCAAATCGTAACATTGCAATGAGCTATGAATTTTGTACCCCAAAAcctttgaaaaaaatattgggAATAATGCGGTGCTAAATGTGAGAACAaagcccaaaaataaattattcgtTTGAAACGGCCGAAATTTTGACACTGAGCGTTCGCGAGCGTTGCCAGATGGTTTTCGAAAAGCCGGTGCGACAGCTGTTAACAGTGATACTCAGCTTGGCGAGTTTACCGCTAAAACGGGAATGAGCAATATAGCTATTTTTGGAAATCATTCTACGTTTttcaacatttattaaaaagtaaaagattATGTTCAGATAACTtgccaattaatttaaattaagtaaatacttaaatatattatctTTCTACCTTTTTACAATACCTTTTTACACTTTATTTGTAAACTTTTAGCTTACGaatttttaaactaattgtttaaagttattaaaaactaaaagcctaatattccattttttttttagctattaGCTTTATTAGTTGTACACCACAAAATCGAACTACATTGGAAAGGGATTAATCTACTGAAGTGGAGTTTCGAGTTTTCAAACTGTGTTGTATTTATTCTAGCTTAATACACATATTACATTGCAATTAACGCCTGGCGCCATTaccattatttatattttcaactTTTCTGTTCCTACATTGAGAGTTACAAATATGCGGAGACTGTCGTTTCGGCTGTCAGGATAATTTTTCGAATAGGGGTTATCCAAAGATTTCAAACGCGGTGCAAAATTCTTCACTATCTGGCAGGGATTGGGAAGTGCTTAGAAATTGATGGGTTTGCCAAAGGCAGCTGCCACATTAGCCTCACGCAAGGCCTCGGCACATGTCTGAAAGAAAAAGATTGTGCGTTAGGCTCGAAATACTCTGTTAAGTACCAAAGTGATTCTAGGCTACAATCGATTTGTGATCACTTACTGGATGCGCATGACAAACACGGGCAACGTCCTCGGCAGCCGCTCCGTACTCCATGGCCAGCACTGCCTCGTTAATCAACTCGCCGGCACTAGGTCCGATTATGTGGGTTCCCAGGATCTTATCGGTGGCCTGGTCGGCCAGAACCTTGACGAAACCGTCGGTTTCATTGTTGGTCTTGGCACGAGAGTTGGCCAGGAAGGGGAACTTGCCCACCTTGTAGGCAACGCCCTCCTGCTTCAGTTGCTCCTCGCTCTTGCCAACCCACGCGACCTCGGGATGCGTGTAGACCACACTGGGCACGCAGTTGTAGTCGATGTGCACGTGACCTCCGTTGATGCCTTCAATGGTGATGAGGCCCTCATCTTCAGCCTTATGCGCCAACATGGGTCCGTGGATGCAGTCGCCGATGGCGTAAATGTTGGGCACCACAGTTTGGAAAGTGGCGTTGACGGGGATCCTGCCGCGGTCGTCCTTAACAATGCCCACGGCCTCGAGACCCAGACCTTCGGTGTAGGGACGACGTCCAACACTGACCAGTAGGGCGTCGCACTGAATCTCCTCCTTCTCGCCAGACTTGGCGTTCTCCACGGACACGGTGACGTTGTCGCCGCTGCGAGAGGCAGCCGTCACCTTGGTGCCCAGCTTGAACTTAAGACCCTGCTTAGTTAGCACCTTCTGGAACGTCTTGGAGACTTCGTTATCGATGCCCACGCCGCCGATCGTGTCCATGAACTCAATGGCAGTGACCTCAGCGCCCAGACGCGACCATACCGAACCAAGCTCCAGACCAATGACACCGGCGCCGATGACAACCAGATGCTTGGGCACCTTGGCCAGCTTCAGGGCGCCAGTGCTACTTACAATAACTTCCTCGTCAATCTGTGAAGGTTTTGAATGGCATAAGTAAGCAATCGTGCGTTTTAGCTCTTGCACTTACTTCAATGCCAGGGAAGGGGGTAACCTCCGAGCCAGTGGCTATGAGAATGTTCTTGGTCTTGACAGTCTCCGTGGAACCATCGGATTTCTTCACTTGCACCTCGTTGGGATTGACGATGCTGCCGAAGCCCGACAGCTGTGTGACCTTGTTCTTCTTGAAGAGCATGGCAATGCCACCGGTCAAAGCCTTCACAGCGTTTGACTTTTGACCCATAAGCTTCTCCAGATCCAGGCTAACGCTGCCGCAGCTGATGCCCCTGCTCTCCAGATCCCCGGAGTGGGCCATGTGGTAGTAGTGGGAGTTGTTCAGCAGCGCCTTTGAGGGAATGCAGCCAACATTCAGGCAGGTGCCGCCCAGAGTGGCCTCCTTTTCCACGCTGACCGTCTTCATGCCCATTTGGGCGGCCTTGATAGCGGCCACATAGCCACCGGGTCCGGAGCCAATCACCACGATGTCCGCCTCGTGGGTGCTGGAGTAGCAGCGGGCGTTAAGGGCACCCAGAATGGCGGCATTGGTGCGCAGAGGAGTCTGTAAAGAAGGCAGATTACTACATGTTGTGCCGCCTTATCATTTATCACGCCAGTCGCACGCATTTCCTACTAATCTTCGGCCGACTATCAGCTGATAATTGGTCCAATTAGCGACCTTGAAAACAGGGCCAAACAAATCCCCCAAACGCCAGTGATTCACCCCCTGGGATCATATGAGCCAATATGATCCAAGTGCATTTTCCAGGCTTTTCCTGCCCATTTCTCGACCCCCTCGGTGAGGTTAGATTGCATAACTTGAGGGGCGATGGCGTTTGGGGAATCGGTTATGTCTCCCGATCCTTACCTTGGCTACTGCCGAAACAACATGACGGAGCGTGAACTGCATGTCTGGTGCGGGCGTGTTATGAGGATAATCGTTATTTAACTACAAACACAACACTAGTTTGATGTGTTTTTCCGACTGTTTTTCGTGTTGTGGAGCTCGGAGCGGTCGCAGGGCTGGCGATGTGCATTCGATAGTGGTCATATGATGGCCAGGGAGCTATCGATTGTTTTGGGGATTTTCCACTCTGTTGAAATGAGAAATTCTagaaaatttacaaattgtaAAGGTTgtgtctaaaaatatttatttgatgaTCGTTCAAAATAGGATGTGTTCGTAACTCATTTGATAATgtccaaatattttcattttaaggGTCATCTACCTTAAATCGAACCAGGTATATGTGTGAAACCATTTTTATAGCTTTGGCTACCATTGATTTATATTCttgtatttgttaaaaaaaaattataggAAAAATATACGTACCTTTGTACATACTTATAACATTTcgggaataaaaaaaaaattaggaCTACAATTATGCCCTTTTATTACAAAGACCATAGGcgtttcaattttattttgaatatttcctATGTTGAATAATAGTTCAAAAACGCTTTaaatcttatatattttatgaaattaaaattataatttacgATGAATACTCGATAGTTTGCAACTCAACTCTGTGTGGTATTCCGCAGTCCTGATATTTCCCAGAACACTTTTGGTATTTTTGCGGCACTTTCTACTCGCGTTTTCGTTAAAGCATCAGTATTTCGCTAGCTGTCGCAATGCGGTCACACTGGTTCGCGGACACAACAAGATGGCGAGACTTGCCCCCGAAATCTGTTAGAAAACGCCACAAGAGCAGATAATTAGTTGAGTATTCGACCAGAAAATAGTTCGCCGTAGTGCCGGGCAGCCGCGGCGTATTTTGCAAAGTGTGTGCTTGGCCAGCGCAGCCCGAGAGTCGCGACAGGCGATACCTTCTGCTGGCCTTGCCTTGTTGCTGTGcccgtgtgtgcgtgtgcggtgcgagtgtgtgcgtgggctgCCAAGAGGGCCGAGAATCGCTGAGTTTCCAAGATGATGAGCAACTACGGCAACATGATGGACTCACCGAAGTCATCGCCCCACGGCGGCGGCCGATCACCCGTGGTGGCACGGCAAGACTCCTCCGGCACTCTAAAAACGACCATTTCGCTGGGCAAGACGCCCACAATCATTCACACGGGGCCATTCTACTCCATGAAGGAACCGCCCGCCAAGGCAGAACTTACCGGTGACAAGGATCTCATGACCGAGTACGGACTGCACCACACACTCACCAAGTTCAAGGAGAAGAAGTTCAAGGAGTCGCTGGCCTCGTTTCTTCAGAACATCCCCGGTATCAACGACCTCATCACGCATCCCGTGGAGAACAGCACGCTGCGGAGCGTGATCGAAAAGCCACCCATTGGTGGAAAGGAGCTTCTTCCGCTGACCCCCGTGCAGCTGGCCGGATTCCGCCTGCATCCCGGACCGGTTGGTTTTATcaatttgcctttttttcttttgctctgCCCTACGAATAGCTACGGCACATTCAATATTTCTAAACACATTTGCATTCATTAGATTCGCCTTTTAAATATCAAATGTAAggttttaaatgtaataatgATTAAATAATATGCATTTAACTATGCTTTCAGCCTAATCCTAATTCCTGCACAGACTTATCTACTAAAGGCAAAACTactataaaatttaattttgtcgCGACTTTTCTGTCATTTATAATAGTATTatgcatttgtattttatttgcactacattttatttatgttaaaaaaCAACTTTGAAAATGCTTCAATTTGAATTGCACGCAGTGCATTAGTAAAAACGCTCCAGATAGGACCACTATTTCATTATGCTGCCATATGCATATTCtgaaaaaaattacttttctgcATGAAATATCTTATTTTTTTCAGTTCTGCACTTTTACATTGTTAATTTATCCTATTCTGATATCCATTTCAGCTGCCGGAGCAGTATCGTACCACATATGTCACACCTGCGcgtaaacacaaaaacaaacacaaaaagcacaaacacaaagaCGGCGTGACCACGGGACAGGAATCCACGCTGCTCGGTAAGCTATCTGCTGAATTACCGCTCAACTCGATCACACTTAACCCAATGATTACGTCTTGCAGACTCGGCCGGCCTGGAGACTTATGAGAAAAAGCACAAGAAGCAGAAACGCCACGAGGACGATAAGGAGCGCAAGAAGCgcaaaaaagagaagaagcgtaaaaagaaaaaccagaGCCCCGAACCGGGCGTTAGTCTGCTGCCCGGAGGAACGGGTTTGGGCGGAGCACCGGGTGCAATGGGAGCCACTAGTCTGGGTTCGCTGGGAGGTGGACCTGGCCCCGGACTGTCCAGCCTTAGTGCCAGTATGGGACCTGGCGTTGTGGGGAGCATGAACAGCTTTTCCTCGTCtatgcagatgcagcagcaacagcagatgcccatgcagcaacagcagatgTCAAGTGGTGGGCTTTTGGGATCTGTGCTGGGGACGAGCGGCGGTCCAggtggcggcagcggcgggGGAGGtgggggcggcggcggcagtggGAGCCTGCTTATGTCGCAGTTCTAGGCAGGATCCTTTAGCAAAATAGACTTGGCTCATTACCTCTCATCAGCAGACGCACCCCAAAtggcaacataaaaaaaaagaaacgcaAAAGGGCCTCGGTCCtctaaatgcaattttctcgATATCGTTTCGTGTCCTagttattaatttatgattatcgtaaatgtaaaatagtttatttctgtaattagccaacaatttttcgTTCGTTTTTCGCGCTAGCTTAATGAGATTTATTTTAACGCAAGTTATGGTACAAAACGCAAAACGTTTTTGCTCTCGATTCCAGCTCTTCCctccacacaaacacaccccTCGCCAAGCCCCTCCCAAAAACACACTGCTTTGCAACCTTTTTATTTCGCTTACCAACCTTGTAACGTGTAGGGTCagtatttcaattaaatttctgCAATGGTTTGTTCTTCCAGCAAGTTTATAAACACAAAAGAAAGCTGAgattcaacaaaataaaaatgcctgTACTAtaagtaattaattttagtGATTAGGcacataaaacaataaacaagcaTACAAATGATCAAAGTGTGTGTTTACTAACGGTTGGggttttttggcatttttcgaatataAACATTTGATGTAATGAAGTTCTGCTTCCAGCCTTTGAATTCAAATCTGGCGCCAAACACTTGTTAGCACTCTGTTGACCTTAACAGGGTGCCGTAACAGCTACGCTGAAATCTGACAGATACTAACATAGCTCTAACAGGCGCCAACAGCTGCTTCAATTCTCAGGGAGTTGCTCGCAATCGAGAgtcaattaataaattaaaagtgatGTGTAAAAGATAGTCGCCGCTGCAAGGCCATAAATGAGTTGTAACTTTGCCAGATTCTCGCGACAGGCAGCTATCAACATGTACAAACAGACGTGCACCAATCTCCTGGAATTGTCCTCCGCCAAGGTGACCGAGTGGATATCAAGCTTCGACAGTGTAATAACCGACTGCGATGGTAagtgggttgtgggtggtggggtgggCGTACTCTCAACTCGCCATAGGATTCCGCCCAGGAAGCTGCGTTACATAAAGTTATGTGTATACCACATTTTGCCCAAATACGTCAGCAACCAATTGGTTTTGTGTTGTGGCAGCGTCGTGAATTTCAATGTCAAAGAGTGAAGTGCGTGATATGGCGGGAAGTCGACTTTCGGATGCCCTCATGACTCATGCGACATAATTATATTTAGGGTTGGCAGTAAAGCGCTAGTAAGAGTCAGATAAATGCAGTCATATTGATGAGCCTTAGatttatgaaatgaaaatactcATGTATCCATGTTATccttattatatattaattttaagtAATAATGAGTCAATCATTACCGcttttctaattttaaatgctATTTCTGTAAAGAAATGTTGCTAACCAAGTATAAGAATTCATCTCAAATTGACCTCTTGGCCATGCGTTTGCCTTTCACGATCCTTCGTAGTAATTTATCAAATTTAGTAATACATTTCCTGTAATAGTTTACCAGAGCACTTGGCGAAAGATAATGACAAATCAAAAACGTTATTAATGCACTTTTCCACTCCAGGTGTTCTTTGGATCTATGGCCAGCCACTAGAGGGCTCGGTGGACGTGATGAACCAGTTCAAGGCTATGGGAAAGTCCATTTACTTTTGCACCAACAACTCGACGAAGACCCGTCCGGAACTTCTCAAGAAAGGCGTCGAGCTGGGCTTTCACATCAAGGAGAATGGCATTATATCGACGGCCCATGCCACAGCTGCGTATCTGAAACGCCGGAACTTCAACAAGCGGGTATTCGTGATCGGAAGCGAGGGAATCACCAAGGAGCTGGACGCCGTGGGCATTGAGCACACTGAGGTGGGACCGGAACCCATGAAGGGATCGCTGGCCGAGTTCATGGCACAGCATTTAAAACTGGACACGGACATCGGAGCCGTGGTTGTTGGCTTCGACGAGCATTTCAGTTTCCCCAAGATGATGAAGGCCGCTTCGTACCTGAACGACCCTGAGTGTCTGTTCGTGGCTACTAATACGGATGAGCGTTTCCCTATGCCCAATATGATAGTGCCCGGCAGCGGGAGCTTCGTGCGGGCCATTCAAACCTGTGCGGAGCGGGATCCAATAGTGATCGGAAAGCCCAATCCTGCCATTTGCGAGTCTCTGGTCAGAGAGAAGAAGATCGATCCATCGAGAACTCTGATGATCGGAGACCGAGCCAATACAGACATACTTCTTGGCTATAATTGCGGATTTCAGACCCTGCTCGTAGGCTCAGGAATCCATCAGCTGAAGGACGTGGAGCGTTGGAAGCTCAGCAAGGATCCCGAGGAGAAGAAGCTCATACCAGACGTATACCTGCCCAAGTTGGGGGATCTATTGCCATCGATCGTGAACAGTCTGGCGGGCTTGAAATGAATTAGTAATCAGTAAATAGTACGGACATGTGTTTGTATAGATGTTACATTTAACGGCAATAGACAGgacagttttaaaaatatttaacgcAAATGTATAGTACAATTTATACCACAGAacaaagaatatttaaataaattcagaAGCATTTTGTGAGACGGATGACTTTATCGATATGCCcgattcaatttgtttttccgAGCGAGCTTTGTGCGAAAGGGAGATAGCAGGTTCTCCCCAATCACCCTGAATCGGAATCAGCCAGCCGGTCGCCGATTTAGTTGAGTCGCAAACATTTGGCGAAGCGGTCTACGGAGCAAAATGTCCAGAGGCGGTGCTGTCGACTTGACCGGTCTATCCGGGGAGCAGGTGAGCGAGTGGCTCCAAAGTTTCGAAACGGTTCTCTGCGACGGCGACGGTGAGTCTCAAGGGCGGAGTGAAGCAAGTGTGCAGCTTTTGCCAGGGTTGTCGCTTCACCgaaatatataacatttagGTGGTAGTTTACATGGGTGAGGGAAAAGCTTGGCGATCGCGGTATCTAAAAGTTTACATTTTACCTTCATGATACATAATTTAGATaactttaaacatttaaacattagTTATCAGAAATACTTGATTGATATTTTTCGGATTCGGTTTATACATGAGCATTCGCAATTCTTGTAAAATAAACCATTCTAAGCTAAAATATTCTATGCAGATatgtgaaattttaattatgtagtatatatttcctttttacAAACGGCTTACAAA
This genomic interval from Drosophila teissieri strain GT53w chromosome 3L, Prin_Dtei_1.1, whole genome shotgun sequence contains the following:
- the LOC122616704 gene encoding cationic amino acid transporter 2 isoform X1 encodes the protein MTAMEEFAEYYGMPSWSVTNAFRVLTRKKPLEDSNESKLAKVLSAFDLTALGIGSTLGVGVYVLAGEVSKQYAGPAVVVSFLIAAIASIFAGLCYAEFGARVPKAGSAYIYSYVTIGEFIAFLIGWNLILEYAIGSASVVKGLSTYLDQLCGNPMSSFLGTHMPLNIDGMGAYPDLFAFVVTILFSLAIAVGAKESTRVNNVFTMLNLGVVMFVIIAGLFKVSSRNWSIPKSEVPEGYGDGGFMPYGVSGIIKGAAVCFYGFIGFDCIATAGEEAKNPKKSIPFAVIVSLAMIFLAYFGVSTVLTMMLPYFEQDEKAPLPHVFRINGWHVAEYVVSIGAMFGLCSSMMGAMFPLPRIVFAMSNDGLLFKFLGDISEKYKTPFKGTMITGLLTGILAAVFNLSQLVNMMSIGTLLAYSMVASCVLMLRYEVDDRRESRIVANGRATGLEQDRPSALWRRIFNLNGQTVPTKQTSRIVTYSVTLFSLWCMVFSQILTKFEEDLANVTSFDGIKLVLGIIPLAVLLLIISRQPTSGVKLSFKVPLVPWLPGISIMINIYLMIKLDILTWVRFSIWIAIGLTIFLAYGIRHSRLRQREQRNNSIAMMRDCSNSALLGGQENSKYSNEVPLILMHSTS
- the LOC122616704 gene encoding cationic amino acid transporter 2 isoform X2 gives rise to the protein MPSWSVTNAFRVLTRKKPLEDSNESKLAKVLSAFDLTALGIGSTLGVGVYVLAGEVSKQYAGPAVVVSFLIAAIASIFAGLCYAEFGARVPKAGSAYIYSYVTIGEFIAFLIGWNLILEYAIGSASVVKGLSTYLDQLCGNPMSSFLGTHMPLNIDGMGAYPDLFAFVVTILFSLAIAVGAKESTRVNNVFTMLNLGVVMFVIIAGLFKVSSRNWSIPKSEVPEGYGDGGFMPYGVSGIIKGAAVCFYGFIGFDCIATAGEEAKNPKKSIPFAVIVSLAMIFLAYFGVSTVLTMMLPYFEQDEKAPLPHVFRINGWHVAEYVVSIGAMFGLCSSMMGAMFPLPRIVFAMSNDGLLFKFLGDISEKYKTPFKGTMITGLLTGILAAVFNLSQLVNMMSIGTLLAYSMVASCVLMLRYEVDDRRESRIVANGRATGLEQDRPSALWRRIFNLNGQTVPTKQTSRIVTYSVTLFSLWCMVFSQILTKFEEDLANVTSFDGIKLVLGIIPLAVLLLIISRQPTSGVKLSFKVPLVPWLPGISIMINIYLMIKLDILTWVRFSIWIAIGLTIFLAYGIRHSRLRQREQRNNSIAMMRDCSNSALLGGQENSKYSNEVPLILMHSTS
- the LOC122616703 gene encoding tryptophan--tRNA ligase, whose product is MLRFGKLRRSLSKVAKKEPTAVHIQRRCIQARSFLPGLATRTAGTPSATAQVTGGSKQQTHGNTGDSGHEEHNSRWPRKIFSGIQPTGSLHLGNYLGAVRKWVQLQNARDDVTVCIVDLHSITMPHNPPLLRENIFTMAATLLACGIDPTKSTLFVQSAVAAHAEFNWILSSMTTMPRLAQLPQFREKSRLLKDVPLGLYVYPVLQAADIMLYKATHVPVGADQIQHIQLAQHLARTYNGRYGETFPVCTAIIEDGDASRVLSLRDPSKKMSKSEANPKATINLCDSPDLITQKIKKAVTDFTSDITYNPGKRAGVSNLVNIHAQVTGQPIKTVVDEAATLDTAKYKDRVAEAVVEHLRPIREQIHHHMTRRNEMMYLLEVGAEKARQQAHQTLNDVKQRLGLGTSVNIPAAVHVAPLLPAPDISKTSASRRMSKDFDGNVHERHERMYGFGDQLSGGAGQSVTGELADMSQAAVPRVVRRAPVVPAQSLRVEKQLGSSRTRHVFKMDTCNAPHIGFKPPPGFSAGMVTGGLAKNQRPIVKPVTGALGFGQQSQGGSFKQSQNVNPSAVSTIAREVNAAKKQEFTCNPALYGSALEARSNSSHLSEKTNSTAGDSEFIIVANEEEEQTSSEEQREEAEEEETAERERENCERNAAAATKAEI
- the LOC122618311 gene encoding dihydrolipoyl dehydrogenase, mitochondrial, whose amino-acid sequence is MQFTLRHVVSAVAKTPLRTNAAILGALNARCYSSTHEADIVVIGSGPGGYVAAIKAAQMGMKTVSVEKEATLGGTCLNVGCIPSKALLNNSHYYHMAHSGDLESRGISCGSVSLDLEKLMGQKSNAVKALTGGIAMLFKKNKVTQLSGFGSIVNPNEVQVKKSDGSTETVKTKNILIATGSEVTPFPGIEIDEEVIVSSTGALKLAKVPKHLVVIGAGVIGLELGSVWSRLGAEVTAIEFMDTIGGVGIDNEVSKTFQKVLTKQGLKFKLGTKVTAASRSGDNVTVSVENAKSGEKEEIQCDALLVSVGRRPYTEGLGLEAVGIVKDDRGRIPVNATFQTVVPNIYAIGDCIHGPMLAHKAEDEGLITIEGINGGHVHIDYNCVPSVVYTHPEVAWVGKSEEQLKQEGVAYKVGKFPFLANSRAKTNNETDGFVKVLADQATDKILGTHIIGPSAGELINEAVLAMEYGAAAEDVARVCHAHPTCAEALREANVAAAFGKPINF